A genome region from Streptomyces sp. S4.7 includes the following:
- a CDS encoding class II fructose-bisphosphate aldolase, which produces MPLVSTGELVSAAAERRDGRGGVAAFNVITLEHAEAIAAGAERAGRPAILQISENAVKFHGGRLTAVAAATAAVARASHAPLSLHLDHVESAELLRAADGEGFSSVMFDASKLSYEANVEATAEAVAWGRARGIWIEAELGKVGGKDGEPPLGAHAPGVRTDPAEAVAYVDATGVDALAVAVGSSHAMTDRTAALDHELIGALRRAVAVPLVLHGSSGVPDEEIRRAVAAGMVKINVGTALNTAFTTAVRVRLESDTKTVDPRKYLAPAREAMTGTVAAFLKVIGGES; this is translated from the coding sequence ATGCCACTCGTAAGTACCGGTGAACTCGTCTCGGCGGCGGCCGAACGGCGGGACGGGCGGGGCGGCGTCGCCGCGTTCAACGTCATCACCCTGGAGCACGCCGAGGCGATCGCCGCCGGCGCCGAACGGGCGGGGCGTCCCGCGATCCTCCAGATCTCCGAGAACGCGGTGAAGTTCCACGGCGGCCGGCTGACGGCCGTCGCCGCGGCCACCGCCGCCGTCGCGCGCGCCTCGCACGCCCCGCTCTCGCTCCACCTCGACCACGTCGAATCGGCCGAACTGCTGCGCGCGGCCGACGGAGAGGGCTTCAGCTCCGTAATGTTCGACGCGTCGAAGCTGTCCTACGAGGCGAACGTCGAGGCCACGGCGGAGGCGGTCGCCTGGGGCCGTGCGCGCGGCATCTGGATCGAGGCCGAACTGGGCAAGGTCGGCGGCAAGGACGGCGAACCACCGCTGGGCGCCCACGCCCCCGGCGTCCGTACGGATCCCGCCGAGGCGGTCGCGTACGTGGACGCCACCGGCGTCGACGCGCTGGCCGTCGCGGTCGGCTCCTCGCACGCGATGACGGACCGCACGGCGGCCCTGGACCACGAACTGATCGGCGCGCTGCGGCGGGCCGTCGCCGTACCGCTGGTGCTGCACGGCTCGTCGGGCGTCCCCGACGAGGAGATCCGGCGGGCGGTCGCGGCGGGCATGGTCAAGATCAATGTAGGCACGGCCCTGAACACGGCCTTCACGACCGCGGTCCGCGTCCGCCTGGAGTCCGACACGAAGACGGTCGACCCCCGCAAATACCTCGCCCCGGCTCGCGAGGCGATGACCGGGACGGTGGCGGCGTTCCTGAAGGTGATCGGCGGGGAGTCCTAG
- a CDS encoding carbohydrate-binding protein gives MTAGNNGASKPEDDDPFGYLYEDGQTAANGAQARRGGYGYPGPASQPGVPRTSYNQVRTVGERQYGQVPQQQQSYGQQPQYGGQQPQYGQAPDAHYAAPETGGAATRTVPAQRGGGGRGNGGGPNTKGLLIGAVAVVAVVVIGITAALLSNGDDSKNADGGPTDGPTTGESAAPSEDPGKQDPDPDKPIELPKQDAATLQLGAPAVLAKDIKGAKGAGGAYVTFNGPGGSASWTVDLPEAGEYTLFITYGVPGKDAKTSLTINGETPRSVNMSNFAKAKEGDWEKGWTTTYAYVNLDKGSNTLKLSCEAGDQCDAILDQVSLEQGKAKG, from the coding sequence ATGACGGCCGGGAACAACGGCGCGAGTAAGCCCGAGGACGACGATCCGTTCGGCTATCTGTACGAGGACGGACAGACGGCCGCGAACGGTGCGCAGGCCCGGCGCGGCGGCTACGGCTACCCCGGTCCCGCCTCTCAGCCCGGTGTGCCGAGAACGTCGTACAACCAGGTCAGGACCGTCGGCGAGCGCCAGTACGGTCAGGTCCCGCAGCAACAGCAGTCCTACGGGCAGCAGCCGCAGTACGGAGGCCAGCAGCCTCAGTACGGCCAGGCTCCCGACGCGCACTACGCGGCCCCCGAGACCGGCGGCGCCGCCACGCGTACGGTTCCCGCCCAGCGCGGCGGTGGCGGCCGTGGCAACGGCGGCGGACCCAACACCAAGGGCCTGCTCATCGGCGCCGTAGCCGTCGTGGCGGTGGTCGTGATCGGAATCACGGCCGCGCTGCTCTCCAACGGAGACGACAGCAAGAACGCCGACGGCGGCCCGACGGACGGCCCGACCACGGGCGAGTCGGCGGCACCGAGCGAGGACCCCGGCAAGCAGGATCCGGACCCCGACAAGCCGATCGAGCTTCCCAAGCAGGACGCGGCGACGCTCCAGCTCGGGGCGCCGGCGGTGCTGGCGAAGGACATCAAGGGCGCGAAGGGCGCGGGCGGCGCGTACGTGACGTTCAACGGGCCCGGTGGATCGGCCAGCTGGACCGTCGATCTGCCGGAGGCCGGTGAGTACACGCTGTTCATCACCTACGGCGTGCCGGGCAAGGACGCGAAGACGTCGCTCACGATCAACGGCGAGACGCCCCGCTCGGTCAACATGTCCAATTTCGCCAAGGCGAAGGAGGGCGACTGGGAGAAGGGGTGGACCACCACCTACGCCTACGTCAACCTCGACAAGGGCAGCAACACGCTGAAGCTGTCGTGCGAGGCGGGCGACCAGTGCGACGCCATCCTCGACCAGGTCTCCCTGGAACAGGGCAAAGCGAAGGGCTGA